A single region of the Deinococcus radiodurans R1 = ATCC 13939 = DSM 20539 genome encodes:
- a CDS encoding type II toxin-antitoxin system HicA family toxin: MSGRHQRTLEQIFARPISGTIHWDAIEKLLVHLGAEISEGSGSRVRISLRGVRAVFHRPHPQPTTDKGAVNDVRKLLENAGIRPE; the protein is encoded by the coding sequence GTGAGTGGCAGACATCAACGGACGTTAGAGCAGATTTTTGCCCGTCCGATCTCTGGCACCATTCATTGGGACGCGATAGAAAAGTTACTTGTTCACCTGGGAGCAGAAATCAGTGAGGGAAGTGGTTCACGGGTTCGTATCAGCCTTCGTGGGGTACGCGCCGTGTTTCATCGCCCTCATCCCCAGCCCACAACCGATAAAGGGGCCGTGAATGATGTCAGGAAACTTTTAGAAAACGCCGGTATACGTCCTGAATAA
- a CDS encoding type II toxin-antitoxin system HicB family antitoxin, translated as MTTLEYRGYIGSVTFDAEAEILHGTVVNTRDVITFQGESVSEIKQAFKESVEDYLAFCAELGEEPEKPMSGKFNVRISPLLHAQAVAMAQSQEISLNTLVERAINDVVNRSASVDAQSAQDHQPNTDEECDSDREIYDVAIHWSGTRLAKASSVMTSMQQSLEVRVTN; from the coding sequence ATGACGACTTTAGAATATCGAGGCTATATAGGTAGCGTGACCTTTGATGCGGAAGCGGAAATTCTGCATGGCACGGTAGTCAACACCCGTGACGTCATTACCTTTCAGGGCGAGAGTGTCTCTGAGATCAAGCAGGCTTTTAAAGAGAGTGTAGAAGATTATCTGGCTTTCTGTGCCGAGCTGGGCGAGGAACCAGAAAAACCTATGAGTGGTAAATTTAATGTCAGGATTTCGCCTTTGCTCCACGCCCAGGCAGTTGCAATGGCACAGTCGCAAGAAATCAGCCTCAATACGTTGGTCGAACGCGCTATAAACGATGTGGTAAACCGCTCAGCTTCTGTGGATGCTCAGTCAGCTCAAGACCACCAACCGAATACGGACGAAGAGTGTGATAGCGACAGGGAAATATATGATGTTGCTATACATTGGAGCGGCACAAGACTTGCAAAGGCATCGTCTGTCATGACGTCTATGCAGCAATCTCTTGAAGTTCGGGTAACGAACTGA